ATAAAGcgatacaaaataaatgaagaagtTTACATTTAAACCAATGCTTTTAATCCACAGGTTTCCTTGCTCCTTTTGGAAACGCACACAACCGGGGAGGACATGGTGATCCTAAACCACTTtgcactgctgctgcttctcgCCTGCGTCGCCCAGCACTTCCTTGTAATTGACTGTCAGAAGGGTCAGGGAAGAACGGGGAGAAGAgatgggagaggaagagaaagtggAGGTGAAGACCGTCAACCAGAGAAGCCTCTGGCCGACGGCAACGGCAAGACTCAAAGCGGAAAGGCTTTCTTGAAGGGGAAGTTCTCTACCAAAGACAAAACTCAATGCACGTGGTTAGCCGACGAAGAGGACACCGTTACCCTTGGCGTTGTCTGCCAGAAAGGCGGGGTTGGTTTCAACTGTGAGTACTCCGCCAGACCTGCTACCTGTGCGCCGTACGCGTCCAACGTCAAGCAGTACTGGAAACAAATCGCTCGCGCGCTAAAGAAGCAGAAGAACATCTGCCAGGACGCCGCGGCGCTGGTCAAAGCTGGCATGTGCAAGAAAGCCCCCAGGGACGCCCATTTCAAACTGAGAATCAGCGAGGCACCACCTCCGGTTGTACAGCCCGAAAACACGAGGCAGTCTTCATCGGACAATAAGTCGTGTTCAGATAAAGTTGATCAAAAGAAACTAGCTGAAGAATACTGCAGTGGCTCCTGGGTCACcttttgtaatttcttttttacaatGGTACAAAGCGAGGACTGCTAAGTGACTAACAATCTGTTGTAAGTAGTCGATCCCCCGTGCTGAAATGCTTTGCTCAGTGCGATTGTGTCTCCTGAACTTTCTCATGCCGCACGCGTAAGGGGCAGTCGAATATTTCTCAATTACGGATTGTAAATACTATGTTTTTTACAAGCAGATATCAGGCATAATGTTAACTATATGAAGCTGCACTGTTTGAAATTAGTTTTGCCACGTTTATTTTTACACTCTCTACCTTATCTGTCCTTAAACTACACTTCTGTATTTATGTTgtaaaaaatactaaataaatattttttattgaatcactttttattgtgcattgtgtgcTGTCTGATGGGGAAAATTGTAtatgtattctctctctctctctctctctctctctctctctctctctctctctctctctaaaatgttcagtgttaaatcaactcttacagagtacatatatTCACTATTGGACTCATGTAGTCTTTTAAGGTTGAACTAAAACTGCttaatttagtgtgtgtgtaagtgtggtgACTCTCCTGCACTGAATTTGGCACCAAACACTAATAGAAATTGTAAACACTCGTTCCCATGGTTACTGGATCTTTTAAGGGGAGACATTTCTTCTGGTGAATTTGGCAACCATTGTGGAGAGATGTGGACATTGGCTGGGAAGGTTTTCTGCCCATCGCTGACATGAGCAGTGCCTCCCATTGCTCAATCTCTTGCCATTGTCTGCATGTCTATGCGTTTCTGTGTTGGGGGATGACAGACGCTGGAAGCTTTACTACCCACATGCGCAGGCTGCTAGAAGCGGAGATTACACAACCTGGACACATTATGGGAAAGTAAATACTTGGGCTGTCTCACTCTGTGTGGGTTTGTCCATGTTAAACAGATGTATCCCACTTGAATAAAGTTGCTGTGTGCAGCAGGGAGTGTTGCCTGGGGCAGGGGTTGCCCATGGGTGAGTACATTCAAGGAACAAATACATTTCCtgttcctttcccccccccctcacccttttAATCATTGTATTGTCCGTGAAAGTCACAACATGTTTGAATGACATGAATGTCTGTAGAAAGGGTGTGCCATATTCCTCAAACATATCTCACAGTGCCCCTCTCCCAGCCCACCAGCAGGTCCCAACACAGTTTGAGGCAGTTCCTTTGTGACCAGAGAGTATGTATTTGATCACACGTGCCGATTGCCtcttaaactattttttttttcaaatgaagggGTGAGCGTACAAACTCCTTCAGTCAAAATTAACCCATTATCTTTTGCGCTTCTCAATCTGTGAATCCAAATGAACGCTTTGTAGAGCGAGACTTGAAGGATTTCACAGGCGTGAAGCTGCAGGTGCGGACTAGCTCTCCGCAGGTGGATATTGGAGCTGAACCTGTCTAcctgagctcacacacaccacgTGTACGAGGGCTTTAAATAATTAGAGCTGCCATTGCACTGGCATTGACTACAGGCTCAGCAGTGCAGATAAGGAGACAGATAGCAAACATCACCCTGAATAACTCaacaggtgtatgtgtgtttgtctgtgtgtgggtgtgtgtgcatgtgtgtgtgtgtgtgtgtgtgtgcttgcgtgagagtgtgtgtgtaagtgtgactGTTCGGGCCACACACACTGTTGGAAAGGGGAAAACTTGGCACATCCTTGTCAGAGTAATCATATGAAGTTCCTGGATTGAAACGGGCAGCATTGGTCGTTATGCTGGGGGCTCCTCTCTGACTATTGCAGAGATTTATGAGCTCACgctgtacagtatgttctaACAGGAAAGCATGATCCGATCTGTTATGATTTTACATGATCCTATCAGAAAGAACAcgtgcctacacacacacaaacacgcacacacacacatctgcatacaaatacacacacatacacacacatacacatacagatgcacatacacagacttatgtgcatatacacacaactTCACATGCCTACATTTTAGGCATCTGTAGttgtggtttttcttttcttttaaaaagttaagCCTAATGACAGTGTTCCCTAAGACATTCCTGCAGATTCCATTACTTTCAAATTAGAAACAAATTACAAAGCGCTTCTGCCTCTCTTCACCGCAGTGCTGCCCGGCACCaccgtgtaaaaaaaaaaaaaaaaagaaagctccCTAAATTATCTGGTAGTAAATTTCCCCCCTCACATTCCAATCCCTTTCATCTccagctgcaccccccccccaaacctccccccacggtccgtctgtctgtctcagacaAGCCTGCACATGATCTGTGATTGTTTCACGTGAAAACGTTCCTCTCTAATCCTTTCTGCGAGTCAGAAGGATCATGGCAAATGTACAGAGTGAGTAAATCAGACGGGGGTAACAGAAACACGCAGAAACATCTACTTTCAGCAGATTGGACTCTTAGCAAGGCCTTATTAGAGATCTTGTAGATGGGTAACATGTGGTAGGACTGAATTCTTCTCTCAGCTGACGCTTGTTCATACAGTAATGTGACGTTGGCCTCTCCATATTCGCCTGCTTAATTTAGTTTCTGATGAAGAGTACTTTACTCAACTTCATTCGCCCACGCACAATtaacaatgtaaaaacaattaatataatACTAGAAGATGGCACTCAGTGGGGCACATATCTCTGCCAACACTGTAATTATGAAGATATGCCAGTTCCATGTGTCAGATGTTGACAAATAGTTAGTGCCCCTGATCAACCTTGCCGCAAAAGTTTTGTGGTGCTGCATAAACCCATTCGGAAGTCATTATGCATCTTCCGCAAAGGGATTCTTTCTATCGCTGCGCAGTGCATCAGTCACTGTAATGGAAATCTGTGCACACAG
This region of Anguilla anguilla isolate fAngAng1 chromosome 5, fAngAng1.pri, whole genome shotgun sequence genomic DNA includes:
- the LOC118226827 gene encoding fibroblast growth factor-binding protein 1-like, with the translated sequence MQLLQVFMSASISVPHVRTWSLVSLLLLETHTTGEDMVILNHFALLLLLACVAQHFLVIDCQKGQGRTGRRDGRGRESGGEDRQPEKPLADGNGKTQSGKAFLKGKFSTKDKTQCTWLADEEDTVTLGVVCQKGGVGFNCEYSARPATCAPYASNVKQYWKQIARALKKQKNICQDAAALVKAGMCKKAPRDAHFKLRISEAPPPVVQPENTRQSSSDNKSCSDKVDQKKLAEEYCSGSWVTFCNFFFTMVQSEDC